Proteins encoded by one window of Ictidomys tridecemlineatus isolate mIctTri1 chromosome 7, mIctTri1.hap1, whole genome shotgun sequence:
- the Zfand2b gene encoding AN1-type zinc finger protein 2B isoform X2 — translation MTSSRPRAPKEEWERWTGSPEALAPPGPAMEFPDLGAHCSEPSCQRLDFLPLKCDACSGIFCADHVAYAQHHCGSAYQKDIQVPVCPLCNVPVPVARGEPPDRAVGEHIDRDCRSDPAQQKRKIFTNKCERSGCRQREMMKLTCERCGRNFCIKHRHPLDHDCSGEGHPTSKAGLAAISRSQGLASSASTIPSPSRTLPSSTSPSRATTQSPSRTVPPVITLQNGLSEDEALQRALELSLAETKPQIPSSQEEEDLALAQALSASEAEYQRQQAQSRSLKPSNCSLC, via the exons ATGACGTCATCGCGCCCGCGCGCGCCCAAGGAAGAGTGGGAGCGGTGGACCGGCAGCCCAGAGGCTCTG GCTCCGCCCGGCCCGGCAATGGAGTTCCCGGACCTTGGGGCTCACTGTTCCGAGCCGAGCTGTCAGCGCTTGG ATTTTCTGCCGCTCAAGTGCGATGCCTGCTCAGGCATCTTTTGTGCAGACCACGTGGCCTACGCCCAGCATCACTGTGGATCCGCTTACCAAAAG GATATCCAGGTACCCGTGTGTCCTCTGTGTAATGTACCTGTGCCTGTGGCCAGAGGGGAGCCCCCTGACCGGGCTGTGGGAGAGCACATCGACAGAGACTGTCGCTCTGATCCAGCACAGCAAAAACGCAAG ATCTTCACCAACAAGTGTGAACGCTCTGGCTGCCGGCAGCGGGAGATGATGAAACTGACCTGTGAGCGCTGTGGCCGAAACTTCTGCATCAAGCACCGACACCCACTGGACCATGATTGCTCTGGGGAGGGGCACCCAACCAGCAAGGCAGG ACTTGCTGCCATTTCCAGATCACAAGGTCTGGCTTCTTCTGCAAGCACCATTCCTAGCCCAAGTCGGACCTTACCTTCCTCTACTTCTCCCAGCAG AGCCACAACCCAATCTCCGTCCCGGACAGTCCCTCCAGTGATTACTTTGCAGAATGGCTTG AGTGAAGATGAGGCTCTGCAACGTGCCCTGGAACTATCTCTGGCAGAGACCAAACCCCAAATCCCAAG TTCTCAGGAGGAAGAAGACTTGGCTTTAGCTCAAGCACTGTCTGCCAGTGAGGCAGAATACCAACGGCAGCAG GCGCAGAGCCGCAGCTTGAAGCCGTCCAACTGCAGCCTGTGCTAG
- the Zfand2b gene encoding AN1-type zinc finger protein 2B isoform X3, giving the protein MTSSRPRAPKEEWERWTGSPEALAPPGPAMEFPDLGAHCSEPSCQRLDFLPLKCDACSGIFCADHVAYAQHHCGSAYQKDIQVPVCPLCNVPVPVARGEPPDRAVGEHIDRDCRSDPAQQKRKIFTNKCERSGCRQREMMKLTCERCGRNFCIKHRHPLDHDCSGEGHPTSKAGATTQSPSRTVPPVITLQNGLSEDEALQRALELSLAETKPQIPSSQEEEDLALAQALSASEAEYQRQQGTQREEAHSNLECREKQK; this is encoded by the exons ATGACGTCATCGCGCCCGCGCGCGCCCAAGGAAGAGTGGGAGCGGTGGACCGGCAGCCCAGAGGCTCTG GCTCCGCCCGGCCCGGCAATGGAGTTCCCGGACCTTGGGGCTCACTGTTCCGAGCCGAGCTGTCAGCGCTTGG ATTTTCTGCCGCTCAAGTGCGATGCCTGCTCAGGCATCTTTTGTGCAGACCACGTGGCCTACGCCCAGCATCACTGTGGATCCGCTTACCAAAAG GATATCCAGGTACCCGTGTGTCCTCTGTGTAATGTACCTGTGCCTGTGGCCAGAGGGGAGCCCCCTGACCGGGCTGTGGGAGAGCACATCGACAGAGACTGTCGCTCTGATCCAGCACAGCAAAAACGCAAG ATCTTCACCAACAAGTGTGAACGCTCTGGCTGCCGGCAGCGGGAGATGATGAAACTGACCTGTGAGCGCTGTGGCCGAAACTTCTGCATCAAGCACCGACACCCACTGGACCATGATTGCTCTGGGGAGGGGCACCCAACCAGCAAGGCAGG AGCCACAACCCAATCTCCGTCCCGGACAGTCCCTCCAGTGATTACTTTGCAGAATGGCTTG AGTGAAGATGAGGCTCTGCAACGTGCCCTGGAACTATCTCTGGCAGAGACCAAACCCCAAATCCCAAG TTCTCAGGAGGAAGAAGACTTGGCTTTAGCTCAAGCACTGTCTGCCAGTGAGGCAGAATACCAACGGCAGCAG GGTACACAGAGAGAGGAGGCGCACAGCAACCTGGAGTGCAGAGAGAAGCAGAAGTGA
- the Zfand2b gene encoding AN1-type zinc finger protein 2B isoform X1, whose protein sequence is MTSSRPRAPKEEWERWTGSPEALAPPGPAMEFPDLGAHCSEPSCQRLDFLPLKCDACSGIFCADHVAYAQHHCGSAYQKDIQVPVCPLCNVPVPVARGEPPDRAVGEHIDRDCRSDPAQQKRKIFTNKCERSGCRQREMMKLTCERCGRNFCIKHRHPLDHDCSGEGHPTSKAGLAAISRSQGLASSASTIPSPSRTLPSSTSPSRATTQSPSRTVPPVITLQNGLSEDEALQRALELSLAETKPQIPSSQEEEDLALAQALSASEAEYQRQQGTQREEAHSNLECREKQK, encoded by the exons ATGACGTCATCGCGCCCGCGCGCGCCCAAGGAAGAGTGGGAGCGGTGGACCGGCAGCCCAGAGGCTCTG GCTCCGCCCGGCCCGGCAATGGAGTTCCCGGACCTTGGGGCTCACTGTTCCGAGCCGAGCTGTCAGCGCTTGG ATTTTCTGCCGCTCAAGTGCGATGCCTGCTCAGGCATCTTTTGTGCAGACCACGTGGCCTACGCCCAGCATCACTGTGGATCCGCTTACCAAAAG GATATCCAGGTACCCGTGTGTCCTCTGTGTAATGTACCTGTGCCTGTGGCCAGAGGGGAGCCCCCTGACCGGGCTGTGGGAGAGCACATCGACAGAGACTGTCGCTCTGATCCAGCACAGCAAAAACGCAAG ATCTTCACCAACAAGTGTGAACGCTCTGGCTGCCGGCAGCGGGAGATGATGAAACTGACCTGTGAGCGCTGTGGCCGAAACTTCTGCATCAAGCACCGACACCCACTGGACCATGATTGCTCTGGGGAGGGGCACCCAACCAGCAAGGCAGG ACTTGCTGCCATTTCCAGATCACAAGGTCTGGCTTCTTCTGCAAGCACCATTCCTAGCCCAAGTCGGACCTTACCTTCCTCTACTTCTCCCAGCAG AGCCACAACCCAATCTCCGTCCCGGACAGTCCCTCCAGTGATTACTTTGCAGAATGGCTTG AGTGAAGATGAGGCTCTGCAACGTGCCCTGGAACTATCTCTGGCAGAGACCAAACCCCAAATCCCAAG TTCTCAGGAGGAAGAAGACTTGGCTTTAGCTCAAGCACTGTCTGCCAGTGAGGCAGAATACCAACGGCAGCAG GGTACACAGAGAGAGGAGGCGCACAGCAACCTGGAGTGCAGAGAGAAGCAGAAGTGA